From Campylobacter upsaliensis, the proteins below share one genomic window:
- a CDS encoding dTDP-4-dehydrorhamnose 3,5-epimerase family protein has protein sequence MPFSFDMQESKILKGVFIIKPNKFKDLRGEIWTAFTQEQLAHLAPVPFKHDKFITSKKDVIRGIHGDTKTYKLATCLYGEILQVVVDCREDSPTYLKYESFVINPQNQLLILAPKGFGNAHLVRSKEAVYYYKCAYEGEYVDAENQFTYAWNDERIGVKWGIEKPILSERDMQASGS, from the coding sequence ATGCCATTTTCATTTGATATGCAAGAGTCAAAGATTTTAAAAGGAGTTTTCATCATAAAACCTAATAAATTTAAAGATTTACGCGGTGAGATCTGGACGGCTTTCACGCAGGAGCAGTTAGCCCATTTAGCACCTGTGCCATTTAAACACGATAAATTTATCACTTCTAAAAAAGATGTGATTCGAGGAATTCACGGCGATACGAAGACCTATAAATTAGCTACTTGTTTGTATGGGGAAATCTTACAAGTGGTGGTTGATTGCCGTGAGGATAGCCCGACCTATTTAAAATATGAAAGCTTTGTGATAAACCCACAAAATCAGCTTTTAATCCTAGCCCCCAAGGGCTTTGGTAACGCACACTTGGTAAGAAGCAAGGAGGCTGTGTATTATTATAAATGTGCTTATGAGGGCGAATATGTCGATGCGGAGAATCAATTTACTTATGCGTGGAACGATGAGAGAATCGGTGTAAAATGGGGTATAGAAAAGCCTATTTTATCAGAGCGTGATATGCAAGCAAGTGGAAGTTAA
- a CDS encoding glycosyltransferase family 2 protein gives MKNVSIIVPFFNVEKYFRACLESLVNQDYENIQLILIDDESDDKSLNIAKEFAQKDSRICILSQKNSGQAVARNLGLDFLQSQLKLDFERNEGALCAFVGEGFRAWQNAKFEFKNTDYLLFVDGDDVVEKSFVSECLKAIKDADVLWFDYDFLCEIPFKKTPKSQMELFDLSEGIITAKKWLEVAKTKPLFWLTWQGMIDFKFLQKIKLRFVNGAIYEDNCFGVLLFSMTEKIAICKKKLYHYRLRANSTMNPEEKGLSTHSYLYELYLAVGEDFEALKTQQWAKSWLLSVLYMSEFEGFEGEFREHFMPIFLDRAVACLFLEKDPLNLKQKLEALRGEFERYILSGAECVRHEKAYKLGFIFLQNYKSFTGLKRLFKELKKGVLECERAWEKFEENKAKFHFLYFDEDKNNAEILKIKRHYSYKVGKIVSFFVS, from the coding sequence ATGAAAAATGTTTCCATTATCGTGCCGTTTTTTAATGTCGAAAAGTATTTTAGAGCGTGTTTAGAAAGCCTTGTAAATCAAGATTATGAAAATATACAACTCATCTTAATTGACGATGAAAGTGATGATAAAAGCTTAAATATAGCTAAAGAATTCGCACAAAAAGATAGTCGCATTTGTATTTTAAGCCAGAAAAATAGCGGTCAAGCAGTGGCTAGGAATTTGGGACTTGATTTTTTACAGAGTCAATTAAAGCTTGATTTTGAAAGAAATGAAGGTGCTTTGTGTGCGTTTGTTGGGGAGGGTTTTAGGGCGTGGCAAAATGCGAAATTTGAGTTTAAAAATACAGATTATTTACTCTTTGTCGATGGCGATGATGTAGTTGAAAAAAGCTTTGTGAGTGAGTGCTTAAAAGCCATTAAAGACGCTGATGTGTTGTGGTTTGATTATGATTTTTTATGCGAAATTCCTTTTAAAAAAACCCCTAAAAGTCAAATGGAGCTTTTTGATTTGAGTGAGGGCATCATCACTGCTAAAAAATGGCTTGAAGTAGCGAAAACTAAGCCCTTGTTTTGGCTGACTTGGCAGGGTATGATAGACTTTAAATTCTTGCAAAAAATTAAACTTCGTTTTGTTAATGGAGCGATTTATGAGGATAATTGCTTTGGGGTGCTGCTTTTTTCAATGACTGAGAAAATCGCCATTTGCAAGAAAAAGCTTTATCATTATAGACTGCGTGCAAATTCCACAATGAACCCAGAAGAAAAAGGGCTTTCAACGCATTCTTATCTTTATGAGCTTTATTTGGCTGTGGGGGAGGATTTTGAGGCGTTAAAAACACAGCAATGGGCTAAAAGTTGGCTTTTGAGCGTGCTTTATATGAGTGAGTTTGAGGGCTTTGAGGGGGAATTTAGGGAGCATTTTATGCCTATTTTTTTGGATAGGGCAGTGGCTTGCTTGTTTTTGGAAAAAGATCCTTTAAATTTAAAGCAAAAACTTGAGGCTTTGAGAGGGGAATTTGAGCGTTATATTTTAAGTGGGGCGGAGTGTGTGAGGCACGAAAAGGCTTATAAGCTTGGTTTTATTTTCTTGCAAAATTATAAGAGTTTTACAGGGCTTAAAAGGCTTTTTAAAGAGCTTAAAAAAGGCGTTTTAGAGTGCGAAAGGGCGTGGGAAAAATTTGAGGAAAATAAGGCTAAATTTCATTTTTTGTATTTTGATGAGGATAAAAATAATGCAGAAATTTTGAAAATTAAAAGGCATTATTCATATAAAGTGGGTAAAATTGTGAGTTTTTTTGTAAGTTAA
- a CDS encoding glycosyltransferase family 2 protein, translating into MLISILIPSYNSASYIKECLESVLAQSYAKLEILCIDAYSNDGTLDILEEFAKKDERIKLILSEKKSFGYQLNLGLKKATGEYFSIVESDDLAHPLMCERLLNLALTTKCDIVKANLTSFTQDKQEFLKIISNENFYGRILDEKDRKDVLKEGFIINVSALYSLDLIKKFDLKLNETSGAAYQDTGFWFELFSVAKTWYFHNESLYFYRQDNPNASTKSKEKIYAICEEFAFIDSFLKRQNLEHLREVFLYRKFKSYWWNLRRIDQKYRAEFLVRFAKDFQNESLKIGIFSTSELKELQTIIANPQQFAKKLSNPLFSLKKFFARFKKSLL; encoded by the coding sequence ATGCTTATTTCTATCCTAATTCCAAGCTACAATAGTGCTTCTTACATCAAAGAATGTCTCGAGAGTGTATTAGCTCAAAGTTATGCGAAGTTAGAAATTCTTTGTATTGATGCGTATTCTAATGATGGCACTTTAGATATTTTAGAAGAATTTGCAAAAAAAGATGAAAGAATTAAACTTATTTTAAGTGAAAAAAAGAGCTTTGGATATCAGCTTAATCTTGGCTTGAAAAAAGCGACAGGAGAGTATTTTAGCATAGTAGAAAGCGATGATTTAGCTCACCCTTTGATGTGTGAAAGGCTTTTAAATTTGGCTTTAACAACAAAATGTGATATTGTAAAAGCAAATTTGACCTCTTTTACGCAGGATAAACAAGAGTTTCTAAAAATCATTTCAAATGAAAATTTTTACGGACGCATTTTGGACGAAAAAGATAGAAAAGATGTGTTAAAAGAAGGTTTTATCATCAATGTTAGCGCACTTTACAGTCTTGATTTGATTAAAAAATTTGATTTAAAACTTAATGAGACTAGCGGTGCGGCGTATCAAGATACAGGCTTTTGGTTTGAGCTTTTTAGTGTAGCTAAAACTTGGTATTTTCATAATGAAAGCCTTTATTTTTATAGACAAGATAATCCTAATGCTTCGACGAAAAGCAAGGAAAAAATTTATGCTATTTGTGAGGAATTTGCTTTTATCGATAGCTTTTTGAAACGCCAGAATTTAGAGCATTTAAGAGAGGTTTTTTTGTATAGAAAATTTAAGAGTTATTGGTGGAATTTAAGGCGTATTGATCAAAAATACAGAGCAGAATTTTTAGTGCGTTTTGCTAAGGATTTTCAAAACGAGAGCCTAAAAATAGGGATTTTTAGCACTAGTGAGCTAAAAGAGCTTCAAACCATCATAGCCAATCCACAACAATTTGCTAAAAAGCTATCAAATCCCCTTTTTAGCTTAAAGAAATTTTTTGCTAGATTTAAAAAGAGTCTTTTATGA
- a CDS encoding IMPACT family protein, protein MQTISSLYTARYEIKKSLFIAHLSPFNEFKNLLNTLKKEHSKAVHFVWAYRFLNENHQIAEDKSDDGEPKNTSALPCLNVLRGKELVNISVIVVRYFGGVKLGTGGLVRAYGEAVNLVVKEAILEPFELKEELEFSLNFKNSSKMEHFLKKSNITFQREFKETHIIFKLKLSQKEKVEFESFSKTFSPKELKIL, encoded by the coding sequence TTGCAAACCATATCTTCACTTTACACAGCACGCTATGAGATTAAAAAATCGCTCTTCATAGCACATCTTAGCCCCTTTAATGAATTTAAAAATTTGCTTAACACTTTAAAAAAAGAGCATAGTAAAGCCGTGCATTTTGTGTGGGCATATCGCTTTTTAAATGAAAATCATCAAATCGCAGAGGATAAAAGCGACGATGGTGAGCCTAAAAACACTTCCGCACTGCCTTGTCTTAATGTGCTAAGGGGCAAGGAGCTTGTTAATATTAGCGTCATTGTAGTGCGGTATTTTGGTGGCGTTAAGCTTGGCACGGGAGGGCTTGTAAGAGCTTACGGTGAGGCGGTAAATTTAGTGGTAAAAGAGGCGATTTTAGAACCTTTTGAGTTAAAAGAGGAGCTTGAATTTAGTCTTAATTTTAAGAATTCTTCTAAGATGGAGCATTTTTTAAAAAAAAGCAATATCACTTTTCAAAGAGAATTTAAGGAAACCCACATCATCTTTAAGCTTAAATTAAGTCAAAAAGAGAAAGTGGAATTTGAAAGCTTTTCAAAGACTTTCAGTCCAAAAGAGCTGAAAATTTTGTAA
- a CDS encoding glycosyltransferase produces MNKNKVLLITPELEYTGALNSFKRMCQTLLKNGFNVDVWSYEFGPFIEELDALGILTECISESEISQEWVEKRIFKYNLVIANTVVVYKAVEFIQEFLPIVWYVREAENLPNFFWIPQRKTALENAKKIYVVSEYAKDFIVKNYNQNVEVLHNYVDDVFGIEGCYIKDKNSKQDGKLRFLALGTIEERKGYDVLIDAFISLPKEIREQCELHFAGRLWEGAEHFYPKLLEQIKPYKNIFYHGELRDKKSIYKLLTQSDVVVVPSRDESCSLVALEGAMMARVLILSQNIGAKYILNEKNGICVKTGCADALKEAFIRLFKNKDRLDAMGREARKAYLDTSTYEIYAKNFMSVIEKELASNSYLYRVKNGAYQLYSFDVFDTLIMRKVAEPRAIFTLMQERIKELDFPLVLKENFAKLRTETEGYYYHNVCKKDFMDVRFEEIYDLLALNFSLSSKQKEILMNLEIEVERENFIPIEKNIKLLEKMVEMQKNPILVSDMYFNAEQIRQFLLPFSKAFADIFIYVSSEYRKKKNNGALFKVIMRQRKIKPEFWLHFGDNFLIDCVEAKKLGINFHYYENDLLPYERFALQNANSLNVQKMLAKARNFRVQNKLSSLEELGACFGGFLFLPYVYYVLQQAVQNEVKILYFIARDGFILQKICEKIIQKENLNIQTKYIYGSRFVWRKPFEEKDEEKINLIKAYLNQELNINEKFAFVEIAGTGATLDRVVECMGVNLKHLFYGAFYLHRSEFGSTKGIFMLPNIYQSAFKIEFFCRSLEGQVLSYENKAGKIIPICCEVEGAALKEFGYSFYIDGLLKFVDFILQDLNYKNFLVDFTLSAEYLKYLASENIDKNFIELVGSVPFALDELYKDSKCNVVAKRFFVPKEVVKEHWAIFPWSILRSHHTIRGIYNQKEYKKISVGAVDRVQNHLSYKLGNVLMRNAKNPFGMIKLIFLIPMLIIIHKEEKKMANYSSNNLSMEYYDDYEEALRIQNFFSYQLGSLLIRSSKKYNIFCVFVLPYQIVKLYQKKVRKND; encoded by the coding sequence ATGAATAAAAATAAAGTCTTACTTATCACTCCAGAATTAGAATACACAGGTGCCTTAAATAGCTTTAAAAGAATGTGTCAAACTTTACTTAAAAACGGATTTAATGTGGATGTTTGGAGTTATGAATTTGGTCCCTTTATCGAAGAATTAGATGCTTTAGGTATTCTAACGGAATGTATTAGTGAAAGTGAAATTTCGCAAGAGTGGGTTGAGAAAAGGATTTTTAAATATAATTTAGTCATAGCCAATACGGTTGTCGTATATAAAGCTGTAGAATTTATACAAGAATTTTTACCTATAGTATGGTATGTAAGAGAGGCTGAAAATTTGCCAAATTTTTTTTGGATACCTCAGAGAAAAACGGCATTGGAAAATGCAAAAAAAATTTATGTTGTTAGTGAGTATGCTAAAGATTTCATCGTTAAAAATTATAATCAAAATGTTGAAGTTTTGCATAATTATGTTGATGATGTTTTTGGGATTGAGGGTTGTTATATTAAAGATAAAAATTCTAAACAAGATGGAAAATTGCGTTTTTTGGCTTTGGGAACCATTGAGGAAAGAAAGGGCTATGATGTTTTAATTGATGCTTTTATTTCTTTACCTAAGGAAATAAGAGAACAATGTGAATTGCATTTTGCTGGGAGATTATGGGAAGGGGCTGAGCATTTCTATCCCAAACTTTTAGAGCAAATTAAACCCTATAAAAATATTTTTTATCACGGCGAACTTCGTGATAAAAAAAGCATTTATAAACTTCTTACTCAAAGTGATGTTGTGGTTGTTCCAAGTCGCGATGAAAGCTGTTCTTTAGTGGCTTTAGAGGGTGCTATGATGGCTAGAGTTTTAATCCTTAGTCAAAATATAGGTGCTAAATATATTTTAAATGAAAAAAATGGTATATGTGTAAAAACAGGGTGTGCTGACGCTTTAAAAGAGGCATTTATAAGGCTTTTTAAAAATAAGGACAGACTAGATGCGATGGGAAGAGAGGCTAGAAAGGCTTACCTTGATACTTCTACTTACGAAATTTATGCAAAGAATTTTATGAGTGTGATTGAAAAAGAATTAGCTTCTAATTCTTATCTTTACCGCGTAAAAAATGGAGCTTATCAACTTTATTCTTTTGATGTTTTTGATACTCTTATAATGAGGAAAGTAGCTGAACCTAGGGCTATTTTTACTTTAATGCAAGAAAGGATTAAAGAGTTAGATTTTCCTTTAGTTTTAAAAGAAAATTTTGCAAAACTTCGCACTGAAACTGAGGGATATTACTATCATAATGTTTGCAAAAAAGATTTTATGGATGTGCGTTTTGAGGAGATTTATGACTTACTTGCTTTAAATTTTTCTCTAAGTAGCAAACAAAAAGAAATATTAATGAATTTAGAAATTGAAGTGGAAAGGGAAAATTTTATACCTATTGAAAAAAATATTAAACTTTTAGAAAAAATGGTAGAAATGCAAAAAAATCCCATTTTAGTTTCTGATATGTATTTTAATGCTGAGCAAATTCGTCAGTTTTTACTCCCTTTTTCTAAGGCATTTGCAGATATTTTTATTTATGTCTCCAGTGAATATAGAAAGAAGAAAAATAATGGCGCTTTATTTAAAGTGATAATGCGACAAAGGAAAATTAAGCCCGAGTTTTGGTTACATTTTGGGGACAATTTTCTCATTGATTGTGTTGAGGCAAAAAAGCTTGGTATAAATTTTCATTATTATGAAAATGATTTATTGCCTTATGAAAGATTTGCCCTTCAAAATGCAAATTCTTTGAATGTGCAAAAAATGTTAGCTAAAGCAAGAAATTTTAGAGTTCAAAATAAGCTTAGTTCTTTGGAGGAACTTGGTGCTTGTTTTGGTGGATTTTTGTTTTTACCTTATGTTTATTATGTTTTACAGCAAGCGGTGCAAAATGAGGTTAAAATTTTGTATTTTATTGCAAGAGATGGTTTTATTTTGCAAAAAATTTGCGAAAAAATTATCCAAAAAGAAAATTTAAATATACAAACAAAATACATTTATGGATCAAGATTTGTTTGGAGAAAACCTTTTGAGGAAAAAGACGAAGAGAAAATAAATTTGATAAAAGCTTACTTGAATCAAGAATTAAATATCAATGAGAAATTTGCATTTGTAGAGATTGCTGGGACTGGAGCTACTTTAGACAGAGTTGTAGAATGTATGGGGGTAAATTTAAAACATTTGTTTTATGGAGCTTTTTATTTACACAGAAGTGAGTTTGGTAGCACAAAGGGAATATTTATGTTGCCAAATATTTATCAAAGTGCTTTTAAGATAGAATTTTTTTGTAGAAGTTTGGAGGGTCAAGTTTTATCTTACGAAAATAAGGCTGGAAAGATTATTCCAATTTGTTGTGAAGTTGAGGGAGCAGCTTTAAAAGAATTTGGTTATAGTTTTTACATTGATGGTTTGTTGAAATTTGTAGATTTCATTCTTCAGGATTTAAACTATAAGAATTTTTTAGTTGATTTTACTTTAAGTGCGGAGTATTTGAAATATCTTGCGAGTGAAAATATTGATAAAAATTTTATTGAACTTGTTGGAAGTGTGCCTTTTGCTTTAGATGAATTATATAAGGATAGTAAATGTAATGTCGTGGCAAAAAGATTTTTTGTTCCAAAAGAGGTAGTAAAAGAACATTGGGCTATTTTTCCTTGGAGCATTTTAAGATCTCATCATACAATAAGAGGAATTTATAATCAAAAGGAATATAAAAAGATAAGTGTGGGAGCTGTAGATAGGGTACAAAATCACCTTTCATATAAACTTGGCAATGTCTTAATGCGTAATGCAAAAAATCCTTTTGGAATGATAAAGCTTATATTTTTAATCCCTATGCTTATTATAATCCATAAAGAAGAAAAAAAGATGGCAAATTATAGTTCAAATAATTTATCTATGGAATATTATGATGACTATGAAGAAGCCTTAAGGATACAAAACTTTTTTTCTTATCAGCTTGGTAGCTTGTTGATAAGATCTAGTAAAAAATATAATATTTTTTGCGTTTTTGTTTTGCCTTATCAAATTGTAAAATTATATCAAAAAAAAGTGAGAAAAAATGACTAA
- a CDS encoding radical SAM protein, producing the protein MQVRNFKKWWLSLVKNLKHHQRFDAELNQTKTELNQTKTELNQTKTELNQTKTELNQTKTELNQTKTELNQTKTELNQTKTELNQTKTTTRTTLDFHLRKITPMAFLELLEIHLAESCNLNCFGCNHFSQIAEESYTDLEEFEKDMSQLAKVTKGEVGVFRLMGGEPLLNPQCPNFFEVTRKYFPKSEIWLVSNGLLLEKQDALFWQKARENRVQIRPTKYPLKIDWDKIKALCDANEVPLIFFNEGEVEKTSWKFTLDPEGKCDNYHSFTHCSMANHCVQFKKGRLYTCTFPAHIEHYNKKYGHTFELSPFDSISIYEVKDYQELLYFLAKPIPFCRYCKVSQWAPVGKWRPSKKDKFEYLERKDNE; encoded by the coding sequence ATGCAAGTGCGTAATTTTAAAAAATGGTGGCTTTCTTTAGTTAAAAATTTAAAACATCATCAAAGATTTGATGCCGAGCTAAACCAAACCAAAACCGAGCTAAACCAAACCAAAACCGAGCTAAACCAAACCAAAACCGAGCTAAACCAAACCAAAACCGAGCTAAACCAAACCAAAACCGAGCTAAACCAAACCAAAACCGAGCTAAACCAAACCAAAACCGAGCTAAACCAAACCAAAACCGAGCTAAACCAAACCAAAACTACAACTAGGACAACTCTAGATTTTCATCTGCGTAAAATCACTCCTATGGCGTTTTTGGAACTTTTAGAAATTCATTTAGCTGAGTCGTGCAATTTAAATTGCTTTGGCTGTAACCACTTTTCTCAAATTGCCGAAGAGTCATATACGGACCTTGAAGAATTTGAAAAAGATATGAGTCAGTTAGCTAAAGTAACAAAAGGTGAAGTTGGAGTATTTAGACTAATGGGAGGAGAGCCATTGCTCAATCCTCAATGCCCAAATTTCTTTGAAGTAACGAGAAAATATTTCCCTAAAAGTGAGATTTGGTTAGTGAGCAATGGCTTGTTGCTAGAAAAACAAGATGCACTTTTTTGGCAAAAAGCTAGAGAAAATAGGGTGCAAATTCGTCCTACAAAATATCCATTGAAGATTGATTGGGATAAAATTAAGGCTTTATGTGATGCAAATGAAGTTCCTTTAATTTTCTTTAATGAAGGAGAGGTGGAAAAAACCTCGTGGAAATTTACTCTTGATCCAGAAGGAAAATGCGATAATTATCATTCTTTTACACATTGTTCTATGGCAAATCATTGCGTTCAGTTTAAAAAGGGACGCCTTTACACTTGTACTTTTCCTGCACACATTGAACATTATAATAAAAAATATGGGCATACATTTGAGCTTTCGCCTTTTGATAGTATAAGTATTTATGAGGTTAAAGATTATCAAGAACTTTTATATTTTCTAGCTAAACCTATACCATTTTGTCGCTATTGCAAGGTTAGTCAGTGGGCTCCTGTGGGTAAATGGCGTCCAAGCAAAAAAGATAAATTTGAATATCTAGAAAGAAAAGATAATGAATAA
- a CDS encoding HAD-IB family hydrolase, giving the protein MMKEILALFDFCETLTNFQTLDRYLPLAGQHNPNYEHHKNLARREKYAKLNLPYPRYEWLIDLNLNVAQNVARNFVYDEVLLRLNQGIMDKLFYHQDAGHTLVIVSGGLEIYIKEFAKIYGIEHIVAVELETYENRLTGHIDGIHTMCERKLYKLANRLNLEQYDLRHSYAYSDCVSDIPLLSLVGNANVVACGKDLKWADILGYRIINASA; this is encoded by the coding sequence ATGATGAAAGAGATTTTAGCGCTTTTTGATTTTTGTGAAACTTTGACAAATTTTCAAACTTTAGATAGATATTTGCCTTTAGCAGGTCAGCATAATCCAAACTATGAACATCATAAAAATCTTGCAAGAAGAGAAAAGTATGCAAAACTTAATTTGCCTTATCCAAGGTATGAATGGCTTATAGATTTAAATTTAAATGTAGCACAAAATGTAGCAAGAAATTTTGTATATGATGAGGTTTTGTTGCGTTTAAATCAAGGCATTATGGATAAGCTTTTTTATCATCAAGATGCTGGACATACTTTAGTGATAGTTTCTGGAGGACTTGAGATTTATATTAAAGAATTTGCTAAAATTTACGGGATTGAGCATATTGTCGCAGTGGAACTTGAAACTTATGAAAATAGACTTACAGGTCATATAGACGGCATTCACACTATGTGTGAGCGAAAACTTTATAAATTAGCTAACAGGTTGAATTTGGAACAATATGATTTGCGTCATTCTTATGCTTATAGTGATTGTGTGAGTGACATACCGCTTCTTTCTTTAGTGGGAAATGCTAATGTTGTCGCTTGTGGGAAAGATTTAAAATGGGCGGATATTTTAGGATATAGGATAATCAATGCAAGTGCGTAA
- a CDS encoding aminotransferase class I/II-fold pyridoxal phosphate-dependent enzyme, with the protein MKLKQLLSELSFVENIILDTSFIHFAYENDVFDLINLEELCKEFKNLIIIKSMSKDFGIAGIRVGYGVMSEDKVSTLLENGYLWNTSGIGEYFLRLYARESFFAEYNELRKDYIHKTQTFFLALAQIEQIKVYPSLANFALIELLDGSLSEDFVAKMLIKYGIYMRTCRDKIGLNGEFVRVASRKFEENEIMIEAIKDCFKG; encoded by the coding sequence ATGAAACTTAAACAGCTACTTAGCGAGTTAAGCTTTGTTGAAAATATCATTTTGGATACTTCTTTTATCCATTTTGCTTATGAGAATGATGTATTTGATTTGATTAATTTAGAAGAGCTTTGTAAGGAATTTAAAAATCTTATTATCATTAAAAGTATGTCAAAGGACTTTGGAATCGCTGGCATTAGAGTAGGATATGGCGTGATGAGTGAAGATAAGGTGAGCACCTTGCTTGAAAATGGCTATTTGTGGAATACTTCTGGGATAGGTGAGTATTTTTTAAGACTTTATGCGAGAGAAAGTTTTTTCGCCGAGTATAATGAACTGAGAAAAGACTATATCCACAAAACGCAGACATTTTTTCTAGCTTTAGCTCAAATTGAGCAAATTAAAGTCTATCCAAGTCTTGCGAATTTTGCTTTAATTGAGCTTTTAGATGGAAGTTTAAGCGAGGATTTTGTAGCTAAGATGTTGATAAAATATGGAATTTATATGCGAACTTGTAGAGATAAAATAGGACTTAATGGAGAATTTGTAAGGGTAGCTAGTCGCAAATTTGAAGAAAATGAAATTATGATTGAGGCTATAAAAGATTGTTTTAAGGGTTAA
- a CDS encoding aminotransferase class I/II-fold pyridoxal phosphate-dependent enzyme, with protein MIKLNEKELSVANAIKRLKDEAGSHSPSIFTLAQKLSQLRIKVDACFLSNPYATDLFLRYFDEELIKTYKLRDFLEFYPSQNRVIAEVVSQAVNVEAKNIFIGNGAIEIIQAVMHRFVHDKIVVCIPTFSSYYEFAKKDTQVIFYQLDKEKDYALDLDDYVGFIKENRPQSIVLINPNNPNGGGVYK; from the coding sequence ATGATAAAATTAAATGAAAAAGAGCTTAGCGTTGCTAATGCAATTAAACGATTAAAAGATGAGGCGGGGAGTCATAGTCCAAGCATTTTTACTTTGGCACAAAAATTATCTCAACTTCGTATTAAAGTTGATGCGTGTTTTTTGTCAAATCCTTACGCAACAGATTTATTTTTAAGATATTTTGATGAAGAATTGATAAAAACATATAAATTAAGGGATTTTTTAGAATTTTACCCTTCGCAAAATAGGGTGATTGCCGAGGTGGTTAGTCAGGCGGTAAATGTTGAGGCGAAAAATATTTTTATAGGAAATGGTGCGATAGAAATTATACAAGCTGTAATGCATCGTTTTGTGCATGATAAAATTGTCGTTTGCATTCCTACTTTTTCATCTTATTATGAATTTGCTAAAAAGGATACGCAGGTTATTTTTTATCAATTAGATAAGGAAAAAGATTATGCTTTAGATCTTGATGACTATGTTGGTTTTATCAAAGAAAATAGACCGCAGAGTATTGTTTTAATCAACCCTAATAATCCTAACGGGGGGGGGGTTTATAAATAA
- a CDS encoding pyridoxal phosphate-dependent aminotransferase codes for MLPNKNIQKLKPYLSIPHKIWELENENNILKLDWNEASIAPSPLVFQKIEAFLKNGHLNWYPNTKNSLLLDALAKYAGQKNSSFIELFPSSDVAHEFIIDTFVDKDENIGIIAPTYDNFRARANGVGVQTFFFHLDENFDLDFKALNAFIINEKIKLLYLCNPNNPTGKVYEIHKIYELIKNNPQCLFLIDEAYYEFCGKTMATFTEELKNLIITRTFSKAFALASFRVGYIISHYENIQYLNQIRNSKNIPMLSQIAALAALEDVIYMENYVEEVNLARADFVDFIYEVAGGGG; via the coding sequence ATGTTACCAAATAAAAATATCCAAAAACTTAAACCTTATCTTTCTATCCCCCACAAAATTTGGGAATTAGAAAATGAGAATAATATTTTAAAGCTTGATTGGAATGAAGCTAGTATAGCACCTTCGCCTTTAGTTTTTCAAAAGATAGAAGCATTTTTGAAAAATGGACATTTAAACTGGTATCCTAATACAAAAAATTCTCTCCTGCTTGATGCCTTAGCAAAATATGCTGGGCAGAAAAATAGCTCTTTTATAGAGCTTTTTCCAAGCTCTGATGTTGCGCATGAATTTATCATCGATACCTTTGTAGATAAAGATGAAAATATAGGTATAATCGCACCAACTTATGATAATTTTAGAGCTAGGGCAAATGGAGTGGGAGTGCAAACCTTTTTTTTTCATTTAGATGAAAATTTTGACTTAGATTTTAAAGCTTTAAATGCCTTTATCATCAATGAAAAAATCAAGCTTTTATATCTTTGTAATCCTAATAACCCAACAGGAAAGGTTTATGAAATTCATAAGATTTATGAGCTTATTAAAAATAATCCTCAATGTTTATTCTTGATCGATGAGGCATATTATGAATTTTGTGGAAAAACAATGGCAACTTTTACGGAGGAGTTGAAAAATTTAATCATTACACGCACTTTTTCTAAGGCTTTTGCTTTGGCAAGTTTTAGGGTGGGTTATATCATTTCACATTATGAAAATATCCAATACCTTAATCAAATTCGTAATTCTAAAAATATCCCTATGCTTTCACAAATAGCGGCTTTAGCAGCCTTAGAAGATGTAATTTATATGGAAAATTATGTGGAAGAAGTAAATCTTGCTAGGGCTGATTTTGTAGATTTTATCTATGAAGTTGCGGGGGGGGGGGGGTAG